A segment of the Marinomonas posidonica IVIA-Po-181 genome:
CGCGATACTCAAACTACGATCATCTTCAATCCCACGCAAACGCTGAACTAAGCCATCACTCTCCATGCGTTTAATCACTGGGGTCAATGCACCCGATTTCTGCCCTAAGGCTTGTGCAATGTGCTTGAGACTAACACCGTCTTTTTCCCATAAAATCAACATGATGGTATATTGCGGATAAGTAAGACCAATTTTCGCCAACGGCTCTTTATAGAACTGAGTCATCGCCAAAGACGTTGAATACAAGGCGAAGCAAAGTTGGTTATCCAGTAACAGAGGATCATTAGGTTTCATAAGGGCTCACAGAAGCATTTAGATTATTTGGCTAGTTTAACGAAACTTTCATATCATCGCATTACATTAGTCAGACACAAGAAGAAGGTAAAATATGACAAAAATAACACTCACAGGGCATATTATGGTGCCTCATCAAGATCTCAATCAGGTGCAGCAAGCACTTCCAGAGCACATGAAACTTACCCAAGAAGAAAAAGGCTGTTTGACCTTTACCGTGTCACAAAATGTCCACAACCCATTAAGGTTTGATGTGTACGAAGAATTTATTGATCAAGCCGC
Coding sequences within it:
- a CDS encoding MarR family winged helix-turn-helix transcriptional regulator → MKPNDPLLLDNQLCFALYSTSLAMTQFYKEPLAKIGLTYPQYTIMLILWEKDGVSLKHIAQALGQKSGALTPVIKRMESDGLVQRLRGIEDDRSLSIALTEKGRALRKHGLEVNRCVAEVCGIEMQEVIALREQLNRLKARLIE
- a CDS encoding putative quinol monooxygenase produces the protein MTKITLTGHIMVPHQDLNQVQQALPEHMKLTQEEKGCLTFTVSQNVHNPLRFDVYEEFIDQAAFDLHQARVKASYWGQVTHNVERFYSVSQGE